From a single Accipiter gentilis chromosome 32, bAccGen1.1, whole genome shotgun sequence genomic region:
- the HMGN1 gene encoding non-histone chromosomal protein HMG-14 codes for MPKRKVTVADGEAPEEPKRRSARLSAKPAPAKAEPKPKKLAAKDKSEDKKAPSKGKKGPKGKQTEETNQEQTKDNLPAENGEAKSEETPASDAAVEKEAKSE; via the exons ATGCCGAAGAGAAAG GTGACGGTGGCGGACGGGGAGGCCCCCGAGGAG ccgaAGAGGCGATCGGCGCGGCTGTCCGCT AAACCTGCTCCTGCCAAAGCGGAGCCGAAACCCAAGAAGTTAGCGGCAAAG GATAAATCTGAGGACAAGAAAGCTccatcaaaggggaaaaaagggccTAAAGGAAAACAGACAGAAGAGACAAACCAAGAACAGACAAAGGACAACTTGCCTGCAGAAAATGGGGAAGCTAAAAGTGAGGAG ACCCCAGCATCTGATGCAGCAGTAGAGAAAGAAGCTAAGTCTGAGTAA